A window from Halomicrobium urmianum encodes these proteins:
- a CDS encoding AGE family epimerase/isomerase, with protein MIDRHGSIARDPRWLREHARTLLSFYFHRSIDHTHGGYVAQISDVDGTVYDSRAKLLPATCRFVFNFSVGTMLSGPDWCESAAVHGMDHLERHHLDREHGGYAWVLDGSDVEDGAKRCYGHAFALLAYSTAARAGIEGAAERIEPAFDLIDEHFWEDEHGLCRVELERDWSETSGYRGQNANMHTCEALLSAYEATGDDRYLDRAYSIAETLARDLTDRGDGLLWEHYDGDWEHDWEYNRDKPGDLFRPWGYQPGHLLEWAKLLLLLDEHRDEDWLAERADRFFDAAVESGWDDERGGFVYNFDRDGEPIVENKYYWPLCEGIGATALLYDRFGEGRYAEWYDRIWEYALDEVVNEKYGNWYFQLTPDNEVARDAIDDSPEVKVGYHQLNAIFETLRASGYVEA; from the coding sequence ATGATAGACCGGCACGGTTCCATCGCGCGCGACCCGCGCTGGCTCCGCGAGCACGCCCGGACGCTGCTCTCCTTCTACTTCCACCGGAGCATCGACCACACCCACGGCGGGTACGTCGCGCAGATCAGCGACGTCGACGGCACCGTCTACGACAGCCGCGCGAAGCTGCTGCCGGCGACCTGCCGGTTCGTCTTCAACTTCAGCGTCGGCACGATGCTCAGCGGCCCCGACTGGTGCGAGTCGGCCGCCGTCCACGGGATGGACCACCTCGAACGCCACCACCTCGATCGCGAGCACGGCGGCTACGCCTGGGTCCTCGACGGGAGCGACGTCGAGGACGGCGCCAAGCGCTGCTACGGCCACGCCTTCGCGCTGCTGGCGTACTCGACGGCCGCTCGCGCCGGCATCGAGGGCGCGGCCGAGCGCATCGAACCCGCCTTCGACCTCATCGACGAGCACTTCTGGGAGGACGAGCACGGCCTCTGCCGCGTCGAACTGGAGCGTGACTGGTCGGAGACCAGCGGCTACCGCGGCCAGAACGCCAACATGCACACCTGCGAGGCGCTGCTCTCGGCCTACGAGGCCACCGGTGACGACCGCTACCTCGACCGGGCGTACTCCATCGCGGAGACCCTCGCCCGCGACCTGACCGATCGGGGCGACGGCCTCCTCTGGGAGCACTACGACGGCGACTGGGAACACGACTGGGAGTACAACCGCGACAAGCCCGGCGACCTCTTCCGCCCATGGGGCTACCAGCCCGGCCACCTCCTGGAGTGGGCCAAGCTCCTGCTCCTGCTCGACGAGCACCGCGACGAGGACTGGCTGGCCGAGCGGGCCGACCGCTTCTTCGACGCGGCAGTCGAGTCCGGCTGGGACGACGAGCGCGGCGGCTTCGTCTACAACTTCGACCGCGACGGCGAACCCATCGTCGAGAACAAGTACTACTGGCCGCTGTGCGAGGGCATCGGGGCGACGGCGCTCCTCTACGACCGGTTCGGCGAGGGCCGCTACGCGGAGTGGTACGACCGCATCTGGGAGTACGCGCTGGACGAGGTGGTCAACGAGAAGTACGGAAACTGGTACTTCCAGCTGACCCCGGACAACGAGGTGGCCCGCGACGCCATCGACGACTCGCCCGAGGTCAAGGTCGGCTACCACCAGCTCAACGCCATCTTCGAGACGCTGCGGGCGAGCGGCTACGTGGAGGCCTGA
- a CDS encoding HTH domain-containing protein, with product MSSIELTPSQKNILQELVNLYKEEESAVKGEDIAENVDRNPGTIRNQMQSLKALQLVEGVPGPKGGYKPTANAYDALQIETMDDAASVPLRLEGELLDDANVEEIDLTSVHHPEQCRAEIQLQGSMSDFHEGDAVTVGPTPLSKLQIIGTLAGKDDTSNKLILTIDDMRAPAEEPEH from the coding sequence ATGTCATCGATCGAACTCACGCCCAGTCAGAAGAACATCCTCCAGGAGCTCGTCAACCTCTACAAAGAGGAGGAGAGCGCCGTCAAGGGGGAGGACATCGCCGAGAACGTCGACCGCAACCCCGGCACGATCCGCAACCAGATGCAGAGCCTGAAGGCGCTCCAGCTCGTCGAGGGCGTCCCCGGGCCGAAGGGCGGGTACAAGCCCACGGCCAACGCCTACGACGCGCTTCAGATCGAGACGATGGACGACGCCGCGAGCGTCCCGCTGCGCCTCGAGGGCGAACTGCTCGACGACGCCAACGTCGAGGAGATCGACCTGACCAGCGTCCACCACCCCGAGCAGTGCCGCGCCGAGATCCAGCTGCAGGGTTCGATGTCCGACTTCCACGAGGGCGACGCCGTGACCGTCGGCCCGACCCCGCTCTCGAAGCTCCAGATCATCGGCACGCTGGCCGGCAAGGACGACACCAGCAACAAGCTCATCCTCACCATCGACGACATGCGCGCACCGGCCGAAGAGCCGGAGCACTGA
- a CDS encoding NAD-dependent epimerase/dehydratase family protein, with protein MRDKRVLVTGGAGFIGSNLANRLAEYNEVVALDDGYLGTPENLDDGVEFVEASVVDEDLPTDVDVVFHLAALSSYAMHEDDPTRGARVNVEGFVNTVDQARQDGCDTVVYASTSSIYGSRTDPSPEDMDVTVNTGYEASKMARETYAEYFHNHYDLSLAGMRFFSVYQGYGGAEEHKGEYANVIAQFADDVANGRSPKLYGDGRQTRDFTHVSDIVRGLELAGDHRLQGIYNLGTGESYDFVTVVDMINDELGTDVEPEFVENPIPDDVYVHDTCADASKMREATGWEPQIDFEEGIRRVCEQYT; from the coding sequence ATGCGAGACAAGCGCGTTCTGGTAACGGGTGGCGCCGGGTTCATCGGATCGAACCTGGCGAACCGCCTCGCGGAGTACAACGAGGTCGTCGCGCTGGACGACGGCTATCTGGGGACGCCGGAGAACCTCGACGACGGCGTCGAGTTCGTCGAGGCCAGCGTCGTCGACGAGGACCTGCCGACCGACGTCGACGTCGTCTTCCACCTCGCGGCGCTGTCCTCCTACGCCATGCACGAGGACGACCCCACCCGCGGCGCCCGCGTCAACGTCGAGGGGTTCGTCAACACGGTCGACCAGGCGCGACAGGACGGCTGCGACACGGTCGTCTACGCCTCCACGTCCTCGATTTACGGCTCCCGGACCGATCCCTCGCCGGAGGACATGGACGTCACTGTCAACACCGGCTACGAGGCCTCCAAGATGGCCCGGGAGACCTACGCCGAGTACTTCCACAACCACTACGACCTCTCGCTGGCCGGGATGCGCTTCTTCTCGGTCTACCAGGGCTACGGCGGCGCCGAGGAGCACAAGGGCGAGTACGCCAACGTCATCGCGCAGTTCGCCGACGACGTCGCCAACGGCCGCTCCCCGAAACTGTACGGCGACGGGCGACAGACCCGCGACTTCACCCACGTCTCCGACATCGTCCGGGGGCTGGAACTGGCCGGCGACCACCGGCTACAGGGCATCTACAACCTCGGGACCGGCGAGAGCTACGACTTCGTGACCGTCGTCGACATGATCAACGACGAACTGGGCACCGACGTCGAACCGGAGTTCGTCGAGAACCCCATCCCGGACGACGTCTACGTCCACGACACCTGCGCCGACGCCTCGAAGATGCGCGAGGCGACCGGCTGGGAGCCCCAGATCGACTTCGAGGAGGGCATCCGGCGGGTCTGCGAGCAGTACACGTAA
- the rocF gene encoding arginase — MDRPVRVIGVPMDLGADRRGVDMGPSAIRYAGLVEQLEGAGIECVDWGDLEVPRPEGRDPDASWADGRAKYLDEVEAVCRRVADAIAQTRAHDQMPLVLGGDHSIAVGTTAGAADGEDLGILWFDAHGDFNTPETTPSGNVHGMSLAAVLGLGPFEELDWAHTPAVDPANVALIGVRALDPGEREAIRESEVTAYTMSDLDERGVTTVVDEAIERATDGTDGLHVSLDMDWLDPTEAPGVGTPVRGGVAYREAHVAMEHVAHHADDLRSLELVEVNPILDHHNETAELACELAASAVGKRIL; from the coding sequence ATGGACCGACCAGTTCGCGTGATCGGGGTCCCGATGGACCTGGGCGCCGACCGGCGGGGCGTCGACATGGGGCCGTCGGCCATCCGGTACGCCGGCCTCGTCGAGCAGCTGGAGGGCGCCGGGATCGAGTGCGTCGACTGGGGCGACCTGGAGGTCCCCCGTCCCGAGGGGCGCGACCCCGACGCGTCGTGGGCCGACGGACGGGCCAAGTACCTCGACGAAGTGGAGGCGGTCTGCCGACGCGTGGCCGACGCGATCGCTCAGACCCGCGCACACGATCAGATGCCGCTAGTGCTGGGCGGCGATCACTCCATCGCCGTCGGGACCACGGCCGGCGCGGCCGACGGCGAGGACCTGGGGATCCTCTGGTTCGACGCCCACGGCGACTTCAACACGCCAGAGACGACGCCGAGCGGCAACGTCCACGGGATGTCGCTGGCGGCGGTTCTCGGCCTGGGGCCGTTCGAGGAACTGGACTGGGCGCACACGCCGGCGGTCGACCCGGCAAACGTCGCGCTGATCGGAGTCCGGGCCCTCGATCCCGGTGAGCGCGAGGCGATCCGAGAGTCCGAGGTGACGGCCTACACCATGTCCGACCTCGACGAACGCGGCGTCACGACCGTCGTCGACGAGGCCATCGAGCGGGCGACCGACGGGACCGACGGGCTCCACGTCAGCCTGGACATGGACTGGCTCGACCCGACGGAGGCGCCGGGCGTGGGCACTCCCGTCCGCGGCGGCGTCGCCTACCGGGAGGCCCACGTAGCGATGGAGCACGTCGCCCACCACGCGGACGACCTGCGGAGCCTCGAACTGGTCGAGGTGAACCCCATCCTCGACCACCACAACGAGACCGCCGAACTCGCGTGCGAACTGGCCGCCAGCGCCGTCGGCAAGCGGATTCTCTGA
- a CDS encoding NAD(P)/FAD-dependent oxidoreductase translates to MTDNVVVLGAGYAGAGAIKSLEAELNGEASVTWISDQDYHLVLHESHRCISDPSVQHKITIPVDEIKSPGTDFVQGEVTNVDTDDRVVELADDSEVEFDYLLVAIGSRTAFFGIDGLQEHAHTLKSLDDALGIHDAVVDAYREASRSDPAQVVVGGAGLSGIQTAGEIAELRDDRSAPIDIKLVEGLDSVLPNGDPELQGALRKRLENKDVDILTGEFIGEVDEETVYVGDDTELDYDVLIWTGGITGREAIRDADVDKDERSHRIFAERDFQTDDERVFAMGDCALVDQPGDDPAPPTAQAAWQAAEVAGENLARAVRDQPLKTWTYEDRGTVVSVGEDAVAHGVSYMGFDVPIATFGGVFAENLKKAIAAKWINSITGPGQAAKAWPDM, encoded by the coding sequence ATGACTGACAACGTCGTCGTCCTCGGCGCGGGCTACGCCGGGGCGGGCGCGATAAAGAGCCTCGAGGCCGAACTGAACGGCGAAGCCAGCGTCACCTGGATCTCCGATCAGGACTACCACCTCGTTCTCCACGAGTCCCACCGCTGCATCTCCGACCCGAGCGTCCAGCACAAGATTACCATCCCCGTCGACGAGATCAAATCGCCCGGCACCGACTTCGTCCAGGGCGAGGTCACGAACGTCGACACCGACGACCGCGTCGTCGAACTGGCCGACGACTCCGAGGTCGAGTTCGACTACCTGCTGGTCGCTATCGGTTCCCGGACCGCCTTCTTCGGCATCGACGGCCTCCAGGAGCACGCCCACACGCTCAAGAGCCTCGACGACGCGCTCGGCATCCACGACGCCGTCGTCGACGCCTACCGCGAGGCCTCCCGCAGCGACCCCGCCCAGGTCGTCGTCGGCGGCGCCGGCCTCTCCGGCATCCAGACCGCCGGCGAAATCGCCGAGCTCCGCGACGACCGTAGCGCCCCCATCGACATCAAGCTGGTCGAGGGCCTCGACAGCGTCCTCCCCAACGGCGACCCCGAACTCCAGGGCGCGCTCCGCAAGCGCCTGGAGAACAAGGACGTCGACATCCTGACCGGCGAGTTCATCGGCGAGGTCGACGAGGAGACCGTCTACGTCGGCGACGACACCGAACTCGACTACGACGTCCTCATCTGGACCGGCGGCATCACCGGCCGCGAGGCCATCCGCGACGCCGACGTCGACAAGGACGAGCGCTCTCACCGCATCTTCGCCGAGCGCGACTTCCAGACCGACGACGAGCGCGTGTTCGCCATGGGCGACTGCGCGCTGGTCGACCAGCCCGGCGACGACCCCGCGCCGCCGACCGCCCAGGCCGCCTGGCAGGCCGCCGAAGTCGCCGGCGAGAACCTCGCCCGCGCCGTCCGCGACCAGCCCCTGAAGACCTGGACCTACGAGGACCGCGGCACCGTCGTCTCCGTCGGCGAGGACGCCGTCGCCCACGGCGTCTCCTACATGGGCTTCGACGTCCCCATCGCCACCTTCGGCGGCGTCTTCGCGGAGAACCTCAAGAAGGCCATCGCCGCCAAGTGGATCAACTCCATCACCGGACCCGGACAGGCCGCGAAGGCCTGGCCGGACATGTAA
- a CDS encoding CBS domain-containing protein: protein MPEIRSIVRENVVTAAPDAPVSDVATLMDEEDVGSVIVVEDDRPVGIVTDRDVAVKVVARREDPADVTAEDVMTGDVVTVPLDAGIFEVIRTMQDESVRRIPAVDEDGRLAGIVAFDDFVVLLGRELDQLGDVVEAEIPPYEHV from the coding sequence ATGCCCGAAATCAGATCTATCGTCAGGGAGAACGTCGTCACTGCCGCCCCCGACGCGCCCGTGTCCGACGTCGCGACGCTGATGGACGAGGAGGACGTCGGCAGCGTCATCGTCGTCGAGGACGATCGACCGGTCGGCATCGTGACGGACCGCGACGTCGCGGTCAAGGTCGTCGCTCGGAGGGAGGACCCGGCGGACGTGACCGCCGAGGACGTCATGACCGGAGACGTCGTGACGGTCCCCCTCGACGCCGGCATCTTCGAGGTGATACGGACCATGCAGGACGAGAGCGTCCGCAGGATCCCTGCGGTCGACGAGGACGGTCGACTCGCCGGCATCGTCGCCTTCGACGACTTCGTCGTCCTGCTCGGCAGGGAACTCGACCAGCTTGGCGACGTCGTCGAGGCCGAGATACCGCCCTACGAACACGTCTAA
- the gyrA gene encoding DNA gyrase subunit A, which yields MSSEAPDPDDVTAAHRVENVRIEDEMEQSYIDYAMSVIAGRALPDVRDGLKPVQRRILYAMHEMGVTSNSSHRKSSSIVGETMGDYHPHGDSAIYDTLVRMAQPFSMRYPLVDGQGNFGSMDGDPAAAMRYTEARMAPIAEEMLDDIEKDTVDFQANYDDRLTEPGVLPAALPNLLLNGSSGIAVGMSTNIPPHNLGEIVDATVHLIDEPDAGVEDLMEHVKGPDFPTGGNIVGKDAIYSAYSTGRGRLRVRAEYEVDPEEGRIVVTEIPFQENKARMVERIAEDVNEGVIEGVADLRDESDRDGVRVVIELKRGANVDVVENQLLESHLETTFGVINLALVDDQPRVLTLKETLEHYVDHRREVVRRRSEFDLREAEDRAHILEGRLKALENVDDVVELIRNSEDRNAAKEGLKEEYNFSQDQADHIVRMQLGSLTSMEAQEIEEEYEEVQAEIERLEAILASREKLDEVIKDELRELKDEYDDDRKTAILEDEGEVTHEDLIPEEDNVVVITEDDYIKRMPAENFDPQNRGGKGIIGADPKEGDRVSKVFKANSHDYLLCFTNRGQVYSLKTYEIPEMSRTARGKSAINLVDLDDDEEITAVVSTDDFDADECLTMVTRNGYVKRTHADEFENIRSTGIIAAKVEEGDALVDVEVTDGTKDLVVASEGGMTIRFDEAEVREMGRSARGVRGIDLQGDDRVAAMVATDDSDERALLTVTRNGFGKRTKLSEYRRQSRYGKGLIDIKTDDRNGPVATAKAVTAEDHLVIMSEDGQIMRIRAGDVSEVGRNTKGVTIMELDGDDKVASVSVIPAESDEEVVEEAAEE from the coding sequence ATGAGTTCAGAAGCACCAGACCCAGACGACGTGACGGCAGCGCACAGAGTGGAGAACGTCCGCATCGAGGACGAGATGGAGCAGAGCTACATCGACTACGCGATGAGCGTCATCGCGGGTCGCGCGCTCCCGGACGTCCGGGACGGCCTCAAGCCCGTCCAGCGCCGCATCCTCTACGCGATGCACGAGATGGGCGTCACCTCCAACTCCTCCCACCGGAAGTCCTCCTCCATCGTGGGTGAGACGATGGGTGACTACCACCCCCACGGCGACAGCGCCATCTACGACACGCTCGTCCGGATGGCCCAGCCGTTCTCGATGCGGTACCCCCTGGTCGACGGCCAGGGCAACTTCGGTTCGATGGACGGCGATCCGGCGGCCGCCATGCGGTACACGGAGGCCCGGATGGCACCCATCGCCGAGGAGATGCTCGACGACATCGAGAAGGACACCGTCGACTTCCAGGCCAACTACGACGACCGCCTGACCGAACCCGGGGTCCTGCCCGCGGCGCTCCCGAACCTCCTGCTGAACGGCTCCTCGGGCATCGCCGTCGGCATGTCGACGAACATCCCGCCGCACAACCTCGGCGAGATCGTCGACGCCACGGTCCACCTCATCGACGAGCCCGACGCGGGCGTCGAGGACCTGATGGAGCACGTCAAGGGCCCGGACTTCCCGACCGGCGGCAACATCGTCGGCAAGGACGCCATCTACTCCGCCTACTCGACCGGCCGCGGGCGCCTCCGCGTCCGCGCCGAGTACGAGGTCGACCCCGAGGAGGGCCGGATCGTCGTCACCGAGATCCCCTTCCAGGAGAACAAGGCCCGGATGGTCGAGCGGATCGCCGAGGACGTCAACGAGGGCGTCATCGAGGGCGTCGCCGACCTCCGCGACGAATCCGACCGCGACGGCGTCCGCGTCGTCATCGAGCTCAAGCGCGGCGCCAACGTCGACGTCGTCGAGAACCAGCTGCTGGAGAGCCACCTCGAGACCACCTTCGGCGTCATCAACCTCGCCCTGGTCGACGACCAGCCCCGGGTGCTGACGCTGAAGGAGACCCTGGAGCACTACGTCGACCACCGTCGCGAGGTCGTCCGCCGCCGCTCCGAGTTCGACCTCCGGGAGGCCGAGGATCGCGCGCACATCCTCGAAGGCCGCCTGAAGGCCCTGGAGAACGTCGACGACGTCGTCGAGCTCATCCGGAACTCCGAGGACCGCAACGCCGCCAAGGAGGGCCTCAAGGAGGAGTACAACTTCTCCCAGGACCAGGCCGACCACATCGTCCGGATGCAGCTCGGGTCGCTGACCTCCATGGAGGCCCAGGAGATCGAGGAGGAGTACGAGGAGGTCCAGGCCGAGATCGAGCGCCTCGAGGCCATCCTCGCCTCCCGCGAGAAGCTCGACGAGGTCATCAAGGACGAACTCCGCGAGCTCAAAGACGAGTACGACGACGACCGCAAGACCGCCATCCTCGAGGACGAGGGCGAGGTCACCCACGAGGACCTCATCCCCGAGGAGGACAACGTCGTCGTCATCACCGAGGACGACTACATCAAGCGGATGCCCGCCGAGAACTTCGATCCGCAGAACCGCGGCGGCAAGGGCATCATCGGCGCCGACCCCAAGGAGGGCGACCGCGTCTCGAAGGTATTCAAGGCCAACAGCCACGACTACCTGCTCTGTTTCACCAACCGCGGGCAGGTCTACAGCCTGAAGACCTACGAGATCCCGGAGATGTCCCGCACCGCCCGCGGGAAGTCGGCGATCAACCTCGTCGACCTCGACGACGACGAGGAGATCACCGCCGTCGTCTCCACCGACGACTTCGACGCCGACGAGTGCCTGACGATGGTCACCCGGAACGGCTACGTCAAGCGCACCCACGCCGACGAGTTTGAGAACATCCGCTCGACCGGCATCATCGCCGCCAAGGTCGAGGAGGGCGACGCGCTCGTCGACGTCGAGGTCACCGACGGCACGAAGGACCTGGTCGTCGCCAGCGAGGGCGGCATGACCATCCGCTTCGACGAGGCCGAGGTCCGCGAGATGGGCCGCTCCGCCCGCGGCGTCCGCGGCATCGACCTGCAGGGCGACGACAGGGTGGCCGCGATGGTCGCCACCGACGATTCGGACGAGCGCGCGCTGCTGACGGTCACCCGGAACGGCTTCGGCAAGCGGACGAAGCTCTCTGAGTACCGCCGGCAGTCCCGCTACGGCAAGGGCCTCATCGACATCAAGACCGACGACCGCAACGGCCCGGTCGCCACGGCCAAGGCCGTCACCGCCGAGGACCACCTCGTCATCATGAGCGAGGACGGCCAGATCATGCGCATCCGCGCCGGCGACGTCTCCGAGGTCGGCCGGAACACGAAGGGCGTCACCATCATGGAACTCGACGGTGACGACAAGGTCGCGAGCGTGTCCGTGATTCCGGCGGAGAGTGACGAGGAAGTCGTTGAGGAAGCAGCCGAAGAGTAG